A window from Camelus dromedarius isolate mCamDro1 chromosome 9, mCamDro1.pat, whole genome shotgun sequence encodes these proteins:
- the TMEM147 gene encoding BOS complex subunit TMEM147, which translates to MTLFHFGNCFALAYFPYFITYKCSGLSEYNAFWKCVQAGVTYLFVQLCKMLFLATFFPTWEGGIYDFIGEFMKASVDVADLIGLNLVMSRNAGKGEYKIMVAALGWATAELIMSRCIPLWVGARGIEFDWKYIQMSIDSNISLVHYIVASAQVWMITRYDLYHTFRPAVLLLMFLSVYKAFVMETFVHLCSLGSWTALLARAVVTGLLALSTLALYVSVVNVHS; encoded by the exons ATGACGCTGTTCCACTTCGGAAACTGCTTCGCCCTGGCCTACTTCCCCTACTTCATCACCTACAAGTGCAGCGGCCT GTCAGAGTACAACGCCTTCTGGAAGTGCGTCCAGGCCGGGGTCACCTACCTCTTCGTGCAGCTGTGTAAG ATGCTGTTCCTGGCCACTTTCTTTCCCACCTGGGAAGGCGGCATCTATGATTTCATTGGG GAGTTCATGAAGGCCAGCGTGGATGTGGCAGACCTGATAGGCCTAAACCTTGTCATGTCCCGGAATGCCGGCAAGGGGGAATACAAGATCATGGTtgctgccctgggctgggccacCGCTGAGCTCATTATGTCCCG CTGCATCCCCCTCTGGGTTGGAGCTCGGGGCATTGAGTTTGACTGGAAATACATCCAGATGAGCATTGACTCCAACATCAGTCTG gTCCATTACATCGTCGCATCTGCCCAGGTGTGGATGATAACACGCTACGACCTGTACCACACTTTCCGGCCGGCAGTCCTCCTACTGATGTTCCTTAGCGTCTACAAGGCCTTTGTCATGGA GACCTTCGTCCACCTCTGTTCCCTGGGCAGCTGGACGGCACTGCTGGCCCGAGCGGTGGTGACAGGACTGCTGGCCCTCAGCACCCTGGCTCTGTATGTCTCTGTTGTCAATGTGCACTCCTAG
- the GAPDHS gene encoding glyceraldehyde-3-phosphate dehydrogenase, testis-specific, translating to MSKRDIVLTNVTVVQLLRQPCPVTRAPPPPEPRVEAEPQPQLQPQPEPQPQPQPQQIKEEIPPLPPKKVSVARKLTVGINGFGRIGRLVLRACMEKGVKVVAVNDPFIDPEYMVYMFKYDSTHGQYKGSVEYRNGQLVVDNNEISVFQSKQPKDIPWKSVGSPFVVEATGVYLSLEETSPHIEAGALRVVICAPSPDAPMFVMGVNEKDYNPGSMKIVSNASCTTNCLAPLAKVIHERFGIVEGLMTTVHSYTATQKTVDGPSKKAWRDGRGAHQNIIPASTGAAKAVGNVIPDLKGKLTGMAFRVPTPDVSVVDLTCRLAQPTQYSAIKEAIKEAAKGPMDGILAYTEDEVVSTDFIGDTHSSIFDAKAGIALNDNFVKLISWYDNEYGYSHRVVDLLRYMFNRDK from the exons ATGTCGAAACGCGACATCGTCCTCACCAATGTCACCGTTGTCCAGCTACTGCGACAGCCATGCCCGG TGACCAGAGCACCACCCCCACCTGAGCCCAGGGTTGAggcagagccccagccccagctccagccccagcccgagccccagccccagccccagccccagcaaaTCAAGGAGGAAATTCCACCTCTTCCACCTAAGAAGGTTTCTGTGGCTCGGAAGCTGACCGTCGGCATCAATGG ATTTGGACGCATTGGCCGCCTGGTGCTGCGTGCCTGCATGGAGAAGGGCGTTAAGGTGGTCGCAGTGAATGACCCATTCATTGACCCAGAATACATG GTGTACATGTTTAAGTATGACTCCACCCACGGCCAATACAAGGGGAGTGTGGAATACAGGAATGGACAGCTGGTCGTGGATAACAATGAAATCAGTGTCTTCCAGAG CAAGCAGCCCAAAGATATCCCCTGGAAGTCTGTCGGGAGCCCCTTTGTGGTGGAGGCCACAGGCGTGTACCTGTCCTTAGAGGAAACTTCA CCCCACATCGAGGCAGGTGCCCTGCGTGTGGTCATCTGTGCACCCTCTCCGGATGCACCCATGTTTGTCATGGGGGTGAACGAAAAGGACTATAACCCAGGCTCCATGAAAATTGTCAG CAACGCATCCTGCACCACCAACTGCCTGGCACCCCTCGCCAAGGTCATCCACGAGCGATTTGGGATTGTGGAAGGGCTGATG ACCACAGTCCATTCCTACACTGCCACCCAGAAGACAGTGGATGGTCCATCGAAGAAGGCCTGGCGAGATGGGCGAGGCGCCCACCAGAACATCATCCCAGCCTCCACAGGGGCTGCCAAGGCTGTGGGCAATGTCATCCCAGACCTCAAAGG GAAGCTGACAGGAATGGCATTCAGAGTGCCAACCCCAGATGTGTCTGTTGTGGACCTGACCTGTCGCCTGGCCCAGCCTACCCAGTACTCAGCCATCAAGGAGGCCATAAAAGAAGCAGCCAAAGGGCCCATGGATGGCATCCTTGCCTACACTGAGGATGAG GTCGTGTCCACGGACTTTATTGGCGATACCCATTCGTCTATCTTCGATGCTAAGGCCGGCATCGCGCTCAACGACAACTTCGTCAAGCTCATTTCCTG gtacGACAACGAATATGGCTACAGTCATCGGGTGGTGGACCTCCTCCGCTACATGTTCAACCGAGACAAGTGA
- the SBSN gene encoding suprabasin, translating to MHLASVVSSCSLLLLLGALPGWAVKDDPIEKVIEGINRGLSNAEREVGKALEGINNGITQAGREVEKVFNGLSSMGNQAGKELDKGIQGLNHGFDKVAHGLNSGVGQAGKEAEKFAHGVNNAAGQVGKEADKVIHGVHHGVNQAGSEAGRFGQGIHHATGQAGEEGEKFGQGIHHAAGQAGEEGEKFGQGIHHAAGQAGEEGEKFGQGIHHAAGKAGKEAEKFGQGIHHAAGQAGKEAEKFGQGIHHAAGQAGKEAEKFGQGIHHAAGQAGKEAEKFGQGIHHAAGQAGKEAEKFGQGIHHAAGQAGKEAEKFGQGIHHAAGQAGEEAEKFGQGIHHAAGQAGEEAEKFGQGIHHAAGQAGKEAEKFGQGIHHAAGQAGKEAEKFGQGIHHAAGQAGKEAEKFGQGIHHAAEQAGKDGDKIVQSVHPGVKQAGKEAEKFGQGVNHAAGQAGKEAEKLGQGVHHAAGQAGKEEDRLPQNVHNGVNQAGKEAKQPLNGGHPGGSTGQHGGVATTTLTSGASVNKPFIDFPTLWKSVTNIIP from the exons ATGCATCTTGCCAGTGTGGtcagctcctgctccctcctgctgctgttGGGAGCCCTGCCTGGATGGGCGGTCAAGGATGATCCCATTGAGAAGGTCATTGAAGGGATCAACCGAGGGCTGAGCAATGCAGAGAGAGAGGTGGGCAAGGCCCTGGAAGGCATCAATAATGGAATCACTCAAGCTGGAAGGGAAGTGGAGAAAGTTTTTAATGGACTTAGCAGCATGGGAAACCAAGCCGGCAAGGAGCTGGACAAGGGCATCCAGGGGCTCAACCACGGCTTCGACAAGGTAGCCCATGGGCTCAACAGTGGCGTCGGACAAgcaggaaaggaagcagagaagttTGCCCATGGGGTCAACAACGCTGCTGGACAGGTTGGGAAGGAGGCAGACAAAGTGATTCATGGGGTCCATCATGGGGTCAACCAGGCGGGAAGTGAGGCAGGGAGGTTTGGTCAGGGCATCCACCATGCCACtgggcaggctggggaggagggagagaagtttGGTCAGGGCATCCACCATGCCgctgggcaggctggggaggagggagagaagtttGGTCAGGGCATCCACCATGCCgctgggcaggctggggaggagggagagaagtttGGCCAGGGCATCCACCATGCCGCTGGGaaggctgggaaggaggcagagaagtttGGCCAGGGCATCCACCATGCCGCTGGGcaggctgggaaggaggcagagaagtttGGCCAGGGCATCCACCATGCCGCTGGGcaggctgggaaggaggcagagaagtttGGCCAGGGCATCCACCATGCCGCTGGGcaggctgggaaggaggcagagaagtttGGCCAGGGCATCCACCATGCCGCTGGGcaggctgggaaggaggcagagaagtttGGTCAGGGCATCCACCATGCCGCTGGGcaggctgggaaggaggcagagaagtttGGTCAGGGCATCCACCATGCCgctgggcaggctggggaggaggcagagaagtttGGCCAGGGCATCCACCATGCCgctgggcaggctggggaggaggcagagaagtttGGCCAGGGCATCCACCATGCCGCTGGGcaggctgggaaggaggcagagaagtttGGTCAGGGCATCCACCATGCCGCTGGGcaggctgggaaggaggcagagaagtttGGTCAGGGCATCCACCATGCCGCTGGGcaggctgggaaggaggcagagaagtttGGTCAGGGCATCCACCATGCCGCTGAGCAGGCTGGGAAAGACGGAGACAAAATAGTCCAAAGTGTTCATCCTGGGGTCAAGCAGGCcggaaaggaggcagagaagtttGGCCAAGGGGTCAACCACGCTGCTGGCCAGGCTGGAAAGGAAGCGGAGAAACTTGGCCAAGGTGTCCACCATGCTGCTGGCCAGGCCGGGAAGGAGGAGGACAGGTTGCCGCAGAATGTTCATAATGGGGTCAACCAAGCCGGCAAGGAGGCCAAACAGCCGCTGAAT GGCGGTCATCCAGGCGGATCCACAGGCCAGCACGGAGGGGTCGCAACCACGACCTTAACATCTGGA GCTTCGGTCAACAAGCCCTTCATCGACTTTCCAACTCTGTGGAAG AGCGTCACCAACATCATTCCCTAA